The Rhodothermaceae bacterium genome includes a region encoding these proteins:
- a CDS encoding glucose 1-dehydrogenase, producing MTLDLNKKVALVTGGGRDIGRWIVYNLAKAGASVIVNYHSSKEAAEETVAEVTGFGGQAIAIQADITQGAEVNRLLAEGTEAFGGTLDILVNNAGGLLARKKLDEMDESFWDAVMAVNLKSVFLVSQAALAYMKPGGTIINLSSLAARDGGGGGSIAYATAKGGVLTMTRGMAKELSARKIRVNCVSPGLINTTFHDTFTSDEVRKMVAGKTASGREGESQDVANVVTFLASDASEYVNGESIEINGGLYFI from the coding sequence ATGACTCTTGATCTGAACAAAAAAGTAGCACTGGTCACCGGTGGCGGCAGAGACATCGGAAGATGGATCGTCTACAATTTGGCCAAAGCGGGTGCTTCTGTCATTGTTAATTATCACTCCAGTAAAGAAGCGGCGGAGGAAACGGTTGCAGAAGTGACCGGGTTCGGTGGCCAGGCCATTGCGATTCAAGCCGACATTACGCAAGGTGCGGAAGTGAACCGGCTGCTTGCTGAAGGCACTGAAGCTTTTGGTGGAACCCTGGACATCCTGGTCAACAATGCCGGAGGCCTCCTGGCTCGCAAGAAGCTTGACGAGATGGACGAATCCTTCTGGGATGCCGTTATGGCCGTAAATCTCAAATCTGTTTTTCTGGTTTCTCAGGCGGCATTGGCCTACATGAAGCCCGGAGGCACAATCATAAACCTGTCCTCCCTCGCGGCGCGTGATGGTGGCGGAGGTGGATCCATTGCCTATGCGACAGCAAAGGGAGGTGTTCTAACGATGACCCGCGGAATGGCGAAAGAATTGTCCGCGCGTAAAATCCGTGTAAACTGCGTCTCACCAGGCCTGATTAATACAACTTTTCACGACACCTTCACATCTGATGAGGTTCGGAAAATGGTTGCCGGCAAGACAGCGTCAGGTCGTGAGGGGGAGTCACAGGATGTAGCGAATGTGGTCACCTTTCTGGCATCGGACGCTTCGGAGTATGTGAATGGTGAATCCATCGAGATAAACGGCGGCCTGTACTTCATTTGA
- a CDS encoding TRAP transporter substrate-binding protein gives MRLTGKYLLFSLLLVPLLLSSGGCNSSEDSIELRLAHVLDSTHPVHLGMAFMGDRLEELSGGTISVKIYPSSQLGNERESVELLQLGTLDMAKTSSSVIENFVPAMGVYSLPYLFEDQDHLWETLLGDVGQDILLQGEPYRIRGLCYYDAGFRSFYIHDKRVETPDDLEGLKIRVMRSNLSIQTINLLGANATPMAYGELYTALQQGVVDGAENNPPNFYGSKHFEQARYYTLDEHSAPPDVLLIGTHTWNKLSPLQRQWLTQAVEESVTFQRDLWEEASQEALRAVAEDGVTVIRPEKRPFQEAVSPLYESLEGTELGLWASRIRSPNPNLP, from the coding sequence ATGAGACTGACTGGTAAGTACCTGCTGTTTTCCTTGCTACTTGTCCCACTACTTCTAAGTAGCGGGGGCTGTAACTCTTCTGAGGACAGCATTGAACTCCGGCTGGCCCATGTACTGGATTCCACGCACCCTGTACACCTTGGAATGGCGTTTATGGGAGATCGTCTGGAGGAACTCTCCGGCGGTACGATAAGCGTAAAGATCTATCCCAGTAGCCAGTTGGGGAATGAGCGAGAGTCCGTCGAACTCCTCCAACTCGGTACCCTGGATATGGCGAAGACCTCTTCCAGTGTGATTGAGAATTTTGTGCCTGCCATGGGAGTCTACAGTCTGCCCTATCTCTTTGAAGATCAGGACCACCTCTGGGAAACCCTCCTGGGGGATGTAGGACAGGACATCCTTCTGCAGGGTGAACCGTACCGAATCCGCGGGCTGTGCTATTACGACGCCGGATTCCGAAGCTTTTACATCCACGATAAAAGAGTGGAGACACCGGATGACCTTGAAGGATTGAAAATTCGTGTGATGCGAAGCAATCTTTCTATCCAAACGATCAACCTGCTCGGCGCAAACGCCACGCCAATGGCTTATGGAGAGCTCTACACTGCATTGCAACAGGGTGTCGTGGACGGTGCAGAAAACAATCCTCCAAATTTCTACGGCTCTAAACACTTTGAGCAGGCCCGTTATTACACTCTGGATGAACATTCGGCTCCTCCAGATGTCCTGCTGATTGGCACGCATACTTGGAATAAACTGTCTCCTTTGCAGAGGCAATGGTTAACACAAGCCGTGGAAGAATCCGTAACCTTCCAGCGTGATTTATGGGAAGAAGCCAGTCAGGAGGCTCTGCGGGCCGTAGCAGAAGACGGGGTTACGGTCATTCGGCCGGAAAAGCGTCCCTTCCAAGAGGCAGTATCACCGCTCTATGAATCTCTTGAGGGTACTGAGCTTGGGCTGTGGGCCAGTCGAATCCGGTCACCTAATCCCAACCTTCCGTGA
- a CDS encoding TRAP transporter small permease — MSIMVVTVSWQVITRFLLNNPSSYTEELATYLLIWISLLGAAYALRVRAHLGIDVLVRRLKASRQQSVHVFAHLVIILFSMVALVFGGSWLVYVTLDLNQLSAAFQVPIGYVYLVLPLSGLLMTYYSVIALRENPGQQEDSTLTADRIPNTS, encoded by the coding sequence ATGTCGATTATGGTCGTCACCGTGTCCTGGCAGGTCATTACGCGTTTTTTGCTCAACAACCCCAGTTCCTATACAGAAGAACTCGCCACTTACCTGCTCATCTGGATTAGCTTGCTCGGTGCTGCGTATGCCCTGCGTGTGCGCGCACATTTGGGTATTGACGTGCTTGTACGAAGACTGAAAGCTTCCCGGCAACAATCGGTTCATGTCTTTGCCCACCTTGTCATTATCCTCTTTTCCATGGTCGCACTGGTTTTCGGGGGAAGCTGGCTCGTATATGTGACTTTGGACCTGAATCAGCTTTCTGCAGCCTTCCAAGTCCCGATTGGATACGTGTACCTGGTACTTCCGCTCAGTGGACTTTTGATGACCTACTACAGTGTCATTGCTCTTCGAGAAAATCCTGGTCAACAGGAGGACTCCACCCTCACGGCTGACCGCATTCCAAATACCTCCTGA
- a CDS encoding TRAP transporter large permease subunit, whose translation MGVAVFVLVVSFLILLLLDVPVAYCLGMATLLTMVVAVDLVPAVSTTAQRIATGLDSFTLLAIPFFILAGNLMGRGGIARRLIALARALIGAFPGGLALVNIIACMLFGSISGSGIAAAAAIGSVMHPKMVDGGYAPGFSTAVNVSSATTGLLIPPSNVLIVYSLASGTVSVAALFIAGYLPGILIGGFLMAVTAFVAHKKGYGRGERVALREVFMHFVHALPSLTLVVVVIGGIIAGIFTATEAAAIAVLYALALVLLYREVQLRDLYDVLLNSVTTTAVVMLLIGTSLALSWVLSFEGIPQGIAESLLAISDNKIVVLLLINVLLLMVGTFMDMTPAILIFTPIFLPVVVGFGIDPLHFGILMVANLCIGLCTPPVGTVLFAGAGISKVSVQAIIRPLAPLYIAMLVALILITFVPQITLLVPRLFGF comes from the coding sequence ATGGGTGTTGCCGTATTTGTACTTGTCGTGAGCTTCTTGATTCTGCTGCTGCTGGATGTGCCAGTGGCTTATTGCCTTGGCATGGCGACCCTGCTGACCATGGTGGTAGCAGTGGATTTGGTGCCTGCGGTCAGCACAACAGCACAGCGCATTGCCACAGGCCTGGACAGTTTTACGCTACTGGCCATCCCCTTTTTCATTCTGGCAGGCAATCTGATGGGGCGGGGTGGAATTGCACGCCGTCTCATTGCACTTGCTCGTGCTTTGATCGGGGCTTTCCCCGGAGGCCTCGCACTTGTAAATATCATTGCGTGTATGCTGTTTGGTTCAATTTCAGGTTCCGGGATCGCCGCGGCAGCTGCAATTGGATCTGTCATGCATCCCAAGATGGTTGACGGCGGCTACGCACCTGGTTTCAGCACTGCTGTTAATGTGTCCTCTGCTACAACTGGATTGCTCATCCCTCCAAGCAATGTCCTGATCGTGTATTCGCTTGCCAGTGGCACCGTATCGGTCGCCGCACTCTTCATCGCTGGGTACCTGCCTGGAATTCTCATTGGCGGGTTCCTAATGGCCGTAACCGCGTTCGTCGCACACAAGAAAGGGTATGGCAGGGGCGAACGCGTGGCACTTCGGGAAGTGTTCATGCACTTCGTGCACGCCCTGCCCAGCCTCACCCTAGTCGTGGTCGTAATTGGGGGAATCATCGCAGGAATCTTTACCGCGACGGAAGCTGCTGCGATTGCCGTCCTCTATGCCCTTGCACTCGTACTGCTCTATCGTGAGGTGCAACTACGCGACCTCTATGATGTGTTGCTCAACAGTGTGACCACGACTGCCGTAGTGATGCTCCTTATTGGCACTTCTCTAGCACTCTCCTGGGTCCTTTCTTTTGAGGGGATTCCGCAGGGAATCGCCGAATCCCTTTTAGCAATTAGTGATAACAAGATTGTCGTGCTATTGCTCATCAATGTGTTGTTGTTGATGGTGGGTACCTTCATGGATATGACCCCGGCGATTCTGATCTTTACTCCCATTTTCCTGCCGGTGGTCGTAGGCTTCGGAATTGACCCACTCCACTTCGGGATCCTGATGGTGGCGAATCTTTGCATCGGCCTCTGCACTCCACCTGTGGGGACGGTTCTCTTTGCCGGTGCGGGTATTTCCAAGGTGAGTGTCCAGGCAATCATTCGGCCTCTCGCTCCACTGTATATTGCGATGCTGGTCGCGCTAATCCTGATCACCTTCGTTCCGCAGATAACGCTGCTTGTTCCCCGATTATTTGGCTTTTAA
- a CDS encoding FadR family transcriptional regulator yields the protein MTQKFTPVGKPQLLSHSVVEAIENSIRKNDLRPGMRLASELDLCSQFGVSRTVLREALRMLSGRGLIRIEKGRGIFVSELSAETVSTPLQMYLQQHSGDLKYIDLIKARQLIEPPIAAEAALYHTPDDARQLKEDFDAMSSWTGGNEELANLDLAFHQHIAIASGNSVVPLLIAPIHALMPQVKSSVHKAVEDAKYSAIEWHRRILDAILERDPEAARVNMEYHLVESGKHISRMLAAQTSSEILENAA from the coding sequence ATGACCCAAAAATTCACACCCGTAGGGAAACCACAGTTACTCAGTCATTCGGTGGTTGAAGCCATCGAGAACTCCATCCGCAAAAACGATCTGCGGCCTGGAATGCGACTTGCATCCGAATTAGACCTGTGTTCTCAATTTGGAGTAAGCCGAACCGTGCTACGGGAGGCACTGCGCATGCTTTCTGGACGCGGCCTGATTCGTATCGAAAAAGGGCGCGGTATCTTCGTCTCCGAGCTCTCTGCTGAGACGGTGAGTACTCCACTGCAAATGTATCTCCAGCAGCACAGTGGAGACCTGAAGTATATTGATCTCATTAAGGCCCGGCAACTGATTGAACCGCCAATCGCTGCCGAAGCGGCACTTTATCATACCCCCGATGATGCGAGGCAACTCAAGGAGGACTTTGACGCAATGAGTTCATGGACCGGAGGAAATGAAGAACTCGCCAATTTGGATCTTGCATTCCACCAACATATCGCAATCGCATCCGGCAATAGTGTCGTACCACTTTTGATCGCACCCATCCACGCACTCATGCCACAAGTCAAATCATCGGTCCATAAAGCGGTGGAAGATGCAAAATACTCGGCTATTGAATGGCATCGGCGTATCTTAGATGCCATTCTGGAGCGAGACCCGGAAGCTGCACGTGTTAACATGGAATATCACCTAGTCGAATCAGGAAAACATATCTCCCGGATGTTAGCCGCCCAGACCTCATCCGAAATCCTGGAGAATGCTGCCTGA